The Candidatus Methylomirabilota bacterium nucleotide sequence ACCAGGAACAGGATCACGGCGAAGGCGAAGAACTTATAGGTGGCGCGCTGGGTTGGACGAACATAAGCGTCGCCCTTGTTTTCCAGGTCGATCGTGGTAAGCGACCAATCCCGTCCGTTGAACGGCTCGCCGGGCAGAGACTTCATTTCACCGTAAACGTACAGGACCAGCATGGTACCGCAGAACAGCACGAAGATCGAGAGGAAGCTCCAGATATACGTAGCATACGTGGGGATGTTGCCGGTCTCAGGATCGTACGGCCAGTTGTGTGTATAGCTATAGGTCTCACCCGGTCGATTCGCGCCGGCGACCCAACCACCCCAGAAGAAATAGCCGGCTAGCGCCTTCAGGTCGGCTGGATTAGTGATGTAACTCTTGATCCGTCCCTTCTGGAACGCCTCATCATAGGTCGGATCCGTAAACATCCGTGTGTAATGGGTGATCAGCTCATTGTACGCAAACACCTGGGCCGGGTTAAGGCGAATCACGTTGGCGGTAGCGTCATAGCCGTTCTCGTGGATCTCCCGCTTAACCCGCGTCGCGATGGCGTCCCGATCGTTCTGGACCACAGGGCGCTCTTTCGCGACCTCATTCTCATAGTACTTGCTCATAGAAACATAGGTCATGTGCAGAGCTTGGGCGCTGAAATCTGGTCCGCGCTCTGCGCCATCACCCCAGAAAGAACCATACGTCATCAGACCCTTAAGGTGAAAGACTTGCTTGCCCCGCTGCATTTCCCACTCGGGAATCACCGTTTCCCCGCTGGTAGCAGACACAAAATTAACCATCGGGGGAGCTGATGTATAAGTCCACACCCCAAGAGCAATTAGCCCGATGACACTGATGGCAGTGACGATCAAAGCATGAAGCCACCAAAACTTCTTAATTAGTAGTGCTTGTGCAAATGTCCTTTCAGTCTTACCCTTCGTCGCAGTTCCGCTGGGATTCGGACTCATCGTTTCCTCCTGTGGCTCTCCCTCAACTGAGGTGGCCACTCTTGCATTGTTATTACGGTGCCGTCTTTAGAGTTGTGAACACCCCAGCCGTCGGGGGCGCACGCGCTTCGCGAGGCGCATGCAGGCCGCGGGTTTGACGGCGCACGTCCGGTCGACCAGACGGTAACCCGTTGCCCTGCTTGTTGATCCGTGTCATAAGGTTCATGGGGAACGCCTCCTATGCGCTAATATTGCGATCCCCGGTAGACTTTGTAAATCCTGCGATCGAATCAATCCGCGATGCATATGTACTATACTTTTTACTATTCCCGATGTTGCTCGTAAATCCTGCGATTGACTCAATATGATGATGCATATACACTACTCAATAGGTCTCAGACTGGTTCTGGGCATCAACACATTATATAAGATATATAAAACAGGGTTTGCTCGACCGGACAGTCATCGGCTGGTCTGTTTGTCGATCTACGGCGCCGCACTCATGGGACCGCTTCTTCCAGAACGGGATCATGAGTCCCCGCAGGCTCTGTATCGCTCATGCAATCGACTCAATTTTTCCGATTGCGCCCATCACGCGGCCTTGTGGGGTTCCTTCGTAGCTCCGGGCGCCGGTCCAGTCTCCGTACGAGTGGTGGGCTCTCGGCGCGCAATCTCGTTGACGTAGGCCACGGCTTCCAGTCTCGAATGAACCTTGAGCTTGCTGAAGATGTTCTGGATATGGTTTCTTACGGTGGTCTTGCTGATAAAAAGCTGCTCCGCGATGGCCGCCGTCGTTGCGCCAGTCCGCATCAGAGTGACGACCTGCAATTCCCGCCGAGTGAGTTCACCGATGGGGGATACGGTCTTCTCGCTCATTGTGAGTTGAGTCTGAGCCAGTTGTTGGCGAACGAGCACCTCAAGCTGGTGTGCCGCAGTGACATCACGGAAGAGATGAACAACTGTCGGAGGTTGGTTGTCCTCACACGGAAGGGCTACGCAGCTTACATCAATCCACAGCGGTTTGCCAGTCCTCGTCCGGGTAGCCATCTCAAAATGCTGGATCAGGTCTCCGCGGCTCAACGTCATTTTGAGTGGACAAGGCCACTGACAGAGCTGATTACCATTACTGTCACGGCCATTGAAGAACTCGCGGCACTGCTGTCCGACGACTTGTTGTGCGGAAGCTTCCAGGATAGTTTCAGCAGCCCGGTTGCAGAACAGAATCTCACCAGACGGGGCGCTTACAAACACACCATCGGCCGTCTCCGCGAAAAACTTGAAGGCAGCCTCCCGCGGTTCTACAGGCTGTACACTTTTCGGCTCGCTTCCCGAACCTTTTTCATCCAGTGCAGGCTGATGCTCGTATTCTTCATCCGGACGGCGGGCAACCGCCTCGCCTATACGGGCGCCGCCATCACGCCGCTGGCCTGTCCGAAGGGCTCGTACCGAACGTTTCGGTCCGTTGGCTGAGTGCACCATAGGTTTAATATACAGTCCTCGTATGAGACCTGTCAAGTCGAAAAAGAGACACACAAGGAATACACATCCGTGCTTTCAGCCCTCGACTCTCTCGCCGTCATTCGCGCCCATCTGCAGGGCAGTCTCGATTGGGATGCGTTCGACCCGGTACGGCACGCTGAAAGCGGTTCGACCACTCACCAGTAGCGGATCGAATCGGGCGGGTCACGCGTCGGGCCGGCGGTGACCAGGATCCCATCGCCACGCTACTCCGCACTCTGCATGCTCGACAGCAGCATACCGCTCCGCACCTGCGCCCCCATTACCGGTCAGGCGTTTTTAACGGAAAGAGCCGCCCGGGCCGGTTTCCAGAACCCGCGACGGCCAGGCGCAGAGCGAGAGAATGCGTACGCGGGTGCGAGGCCGGGCCGGCCGAAGAAAACCCTTGACAGGGAGACGCGGGCTGTGCGATAGTGGCGCCCGATATAAGGTCTAGGCCCTGCCGCAGGTCTCCCCGGCGGCAGGGAAGCCCGCGTACACCAGGCAAGGATCGTCTCATCAGGGCGGGGTCACTTCGGTCCCCGCATCAGCAAAGCGCTCTGAGTTCGGGAGCGCGGTGGTTAACCTAATGACGCAGAGGGAGGAGGATCATGGCTCAAAGTAGGTGGTGGGTTCGTGGTGTCGTCCTAGGCAGCGCTCTGCTGCTCGCCCCGGTTGGAGCGTGGGCCGACAAGTTGCAGGATCTCGAGCAGAGATACGAGGACCAACAGACATCACTCCAGCAGTTGCATCAGGAGGTGCAACGGCTGCGGCAGGAGCGGACCACGCAACAGGCAGAGACGGACAGGCGCGTGATGGAGGTGGAGAAGAAGGCCGCCGAGACCGCGGCTTCGTCACTGCTCACCGGGTATGAGCCCGGGAAAGGGTTCTATCTGAAGTCAGCCGACGGCCAGTTCCGACTGAACCTGGGCGGGTACCTCCAGACTTGGATGCAAGTTCAAGGGTCGCGAAAAGAAGAGGACTTCCCATCGGGAGACGCCGCCGCAGCCAGGCGGCACCAACCGAGCACCTTCAGGGAGCGCCGCACCCGGATCATCTTGAGCGGGCAGGTCTTCAAGGATTTCAACTTCTACATCGAGCCGGAATTCTCCTTCGGCAAAGTTGCCGAAAACCCAGGCCACAACACAGACGTATCGACTACAGGTGGGACGCGGCTTGAAAACGGCTGGGTCGCCTACACGTATGCCCCTTGGGCACAGGTGAAGGTAGGGCAGTTCCGGAACTTCTTCAGCCTCGAGAAGAGCACCGCTCCTTACGATCTTGACTTCGCCGAGTGGGCGGTCGTCCCCAGAGCGCTTGCCCCGGGTCTGCAACTGGGCGCTTTAGTGTCGGGCAATCTCAACCTCCCCATCATGAACATGCCGTTTTACTACGGGGTGGGGATCTTTAACGGCTGCGGTCGGATCGACCAGTGCCAAAACGGTGTCGCCTCTCAAGGCGACAAGGAGTTCGCTGGGCGATTTGCCTTTTCACCTCCAATGCCTTTGGGGAATCTGACCATCGCGCTGAATGCCGATTACCGCAGTTTCAGGATTGTAAATGGGAACGGTGAGACCGATGAAGAGGGTGTCACCACTGTCGCGCAACTCGCCAATGGCCAGCGGTTTCACCGCTTCAATCCGCTCCAGGCGACCGACTGGAGATTGGCCGGCGATGGCCTTATTGGCACGAGTAACGGCTTCCTGATCAACGGCAACCGCGTCACCGGCGGTGGCGACATCGTATGGGACTTCTATCCGTTTATGATCAAGGGCGAATACCTCTACTCCACGCAGGAGCGTGATGGATTGGTGGGCGCCACTGGGAAGCCGCTCGATAACCTCATTATGCAGGGTGGGTATGGGACGATCGGCTACTGGGTCTTCGGCAACAAGCGCAACGGCCTGCAGGCCATCGGTCGTTACGAGCATATGCGGATCGATGACCGCACTGGCGTATTTGATGCGCCCACCGCGGATCCCAACGAGCGGCCGATGGAGATGCGTTCCGGCACCCTCGGTCTGAACTGGTATGTCAACCCCGCCGTCCGATTGCGGGCTAACTATATCCTCACCGATGTCCGGCCGGGCCAGAATACTATCGGGGTGAGCAATAGCACGCATGGCGAGCTAGTTCACCAGGGGATCGCTGAGGTACAACTCTTGTTCTAGCCGACAGATTAATGGCAGGCTCTCAGCCGAAGCTCGCCAGATGCGACACCCAATTTGGTTGGCATCTGGCGAGCTTCGGCATCCTGCTGGCGGCACATTGTTCATGTCTGAATCTTGCGTCGAGAGAGGGCAGTTGACACACAACCTAACCGTTCTCAGCGAAATAAGGGAGGGCAACCAATCATGAAGTTCGTCACATTAGCTAAGGTAAAACCAGGGGCATGGTCCAAACTGGCCCACGATCTTCCTGCCGCCTGCTACGAGGGGATGAAGTCGGCTTACGTCACCTACGGCCAATACGATGTTGTATTCGAATGGGAGGCGAAGGATATGGACACGGCAAATAGCATCATGAAGCACATGGCCGGATCAGGCCTTATCACATCTGAGACGTTAGTCGTCGCTTCGACCCTGAAGGAGTTCGATCAGAAATAGCCCTCACCCTTGCCGTCATAGCAGGCAACCGTCCTTCTATCCGGCTTATCACATGACGCGCCAGATGCAATCGACACCAGAAGCTTGAAAGACGCCTAAAAGCTTGATCGACCTGCCGTACAGACAAATTACACACGTTCCTTTCCGAATCAGTCCGCATCGACCTCCGTTTCGACCTTCGCAAGCCTCCATAGCCTCAGACTGTTTCAACCCTGTAGAAGTGGGGCTTGACAAACTTATAGGCTTGCTTTACCCTAATTATGTATTGGTTAGCGGTGGACGCAGCCAAGCGCTTGGGTGCTGAAAGAGAGAGCCGGACAGGTTGTCCGCTCTTATCATTATTATCCGTTATTGAAAACATGGACAGGCCGATGAGAAGGAACCGGTGGGTTGATCAGCATAGTGAGAGTAACATGAGAGACTTTAAGCTAAGGAGGTGTTATCCCTCATTTATAACGTCCTCGATGCTGGACGCCTGGCTTCGGGGCGGTGGGGTAACACAAAGGAGGTCAATGCCGTGAACAAGCGTTACGTAAAGGTTGCGAGCGTGGTCGCCTTGGTCCTCGTGGTCACGGCCGTAGCCTTCCTCCCGTTCTACTGGAACCCCCAGAAAGCCTCCACCCAGGTCATCTTCAGTGACTTTATGGATTTAGTGGAATCCGGGCAAATTGCCGGGACGGTAATCTTCAATGAAAACAGCCATACTATCTATGGCCATGTCGCGTCCGGACAGCACCTTCGGACGGTCTACAGTAAGGAGGCGACGGAACCACTGCAAGAGCTGTTAAAGAAGAAGGGGATCCGCTTTGCGATCGAACCGCCAGCCGGCGGCTCAATCTGGCTGGGCCTCCTGTTCAACTTCTTGCCGTTTCTCGTGATTATCGGCCTGTTTGTGATGATGAGCCGTCGATCGCAGATGGGCGGTGGCGGAGGCCCGATGGCGTTCGGCAAGTCCAAGGCTAAACTCCACGATGCGTCCAAGCCAAAGGTGACATTCGCGGACGTAGCCGGGGAGGAAGAGCCGAAGGAGGAGTTGCTGGAGGTCATCGAGTTCTTGAAGCACCCTCAAAAGTTTCAGGCGCTGCACGCCAAGATCCCCAGAGGCCTGTTGCTCGTGGGGCCTCCAGGCTGCGGAAAGACGCTCCTCGCCAAGGCGGTCGCCGGGGAGGCCGGGGTTCCGTTCTTCTCGCTGTCTGGATCCGAGTTCGTGGAGGTCTTCGTGGGAGTGGGCGCTAGCCGCGTCCGCGACCTGTTCGAACAGGCTAAGAAGAATGCCCCCTGCCTGGTCTTCATCGACGAGATTGATGCGGTGGGCCGCCACCGTGGGG carries:
- a CDS encoding PAS domain-containing protein, whose product is MVHSANGPKRSVRALRTGQRRDGGARIGEAVARRPDEEYEHQPALDEKGSGSEPKSVQPVEPREAAFKFFAETADGVFVSAPSGEILFCNRAAETILEASAQQVVGQQCREFFNGRDSNGNQLCQWPCPLKMTLSRGDLIQHFEMATRTRTGKPLWIDVSCVALPCEDNQPPTVVHLFRDVTAAHQLEVLVRQQLAQTQLTMSEKTVSPIGELTRRELQVVTLMRTGATTAAIAEQLFISKTTVRNHIQNIFSKLKVHSRLEAVAYVNEIARREPTTRTETGPAPGATKEPHKAA
- a CDS encoding nitric-oxide reductase; translation: MSPNPSGTATKGKTERTFAQALLIKKFWWLHALIVTAISVIGLIALGVWTYTSAPPMVNFVSATSGETVIPEWEMQRGKQVFHLKGLMTYGSFWGDGAERGPDFSAQALHMTYVSMSKYYENEVAKERPVVQNDRDAIATRVKREIHENGYDATANVIRLNPAQVFAYNELITHYTRMFTDPTYDEAFQKGRIKSYITNPADLKALAGYFFWGGWVAGANRPGETYSYTHNWPYDPETGNIPTYATYIWSFLSIFVLFCGTMLVLYVYGEMKSLPGEPFNGRDWSLTTIDLENKGDAYVRPTQRATYKFFAFAVILFLV
- a CDS encoding GYD domain-containing protein, with the protein product MKFVTLAKVKPGAWSKLAHDLPAACYEGMKSAYVTYGQYDVVFEWEAKDMDTANSIMKHMAGSGLITSETLVVASTLKEFDQK